From the genome of Streptomyces sp. V2I9:
GTGGGTGAGGGTGTAGCCGGGGTGGGCGGCGTCCGTGGCCTGCCGTGCGGAGAGGATGGCCCGGCCCGCCGCGCCCCGGTCCAGCGGGTGGCGGAAACCGGCCCGGTAGGCGACGTGGTAGTCGGTCCAGGTGGGCTCGACGACGGCGACCGCGAGGGCATCGCTGCCGTCGACGAGCGTGAGGTGGGCGGTGGCCCCGATGTCCTCGGCCAGGGAGCGCAGCGCGGGCAGCGCCGCTTCCCGGACGAGCGGGTGCACCTGGCGGCCGAGCCGCAGCACGCCGAGACCGACCCGGGCACGGCCGCCCAGATCACGGCGCACCAGGGCGTGCTGCTCCAGGGTGGCGAGCAACCGGTAGACCACGGTCCGGTTGACGCCGAGCTTGGTGGACAGCTCGGTGACGGTCAGGCCGTGGTCGGTGTCGGCGAGCAGTTTGAGGACGCGCAGTCCTCGGTCGAGCGTCTGGGAGGTCTCCGCTGTCACGACGCCCTCTCCTCTTCGGGGTGAGCGACGACGGCCCGGCTCCAGCGGTTGCGACGCCGGTCCCAGCGGCGACGCACGGAGAGGCCGCCGGTCTGGCAGGCACCGGCTGCGCTCCGCGGCGGCGTTGCCACGGGGCGTTCATATGGCGGGGACAGTAGCGAGCCAGTCCGCTCAGCGGAAGTCCTCGTCCAGAATCCGGTCTCCGGAATCAGGGCCCCGAACCGGCCCGCACATAAGGGCCGGTCAGCGCGACGACGTCCGGTAACCGAACATCTACGCGCGTCCACGTGTCACGACCCCGAACCGAAAGGGAGCACGCGGAGGTGAACTGCCGTTAACGTTCCGTGATGAAGAGGCCCATGGTTTCTTTGCCCCCGCTCCCGCCCCGCTCCGGCCGGAACCGGACACCGGACTCCGCTCCGGGCCGCCTCGGGCCGCGCCCGCTTGGTAGCTTCCTGGCACGCGGCCGTACACGGACAACGGCGGTGCTCACGGGAGGAGTTCGATTCCATGGCTTGGGACGAATGGGAACAGTTAAAAGCGGATGCGGCCACCCGACAG
Proteins encoded in this window:
- a CDS encoding IclR family transcriptional regulator, coding for MTAETSQTLDRGLRVLKLLADTDHGLTVTELSTKLGVNRTVVYRLLATLEQHALVRRDLGGRARVGLGVLRLGRQVHPLVREAALPALRSLAEDIGATAHLTLVDGSDALAVAVVEPTWTDYHVAYRAGFRHPLDRGAAGRAILSARQATDAAHPGYTLTHGELEAGASGAAAPLVGVSGVEGSVGVVMLADAVPERVGPRVLDAAREVADALR